A single window of Granulicella cerasi DNA harbors:
- a CDS encoding Na+/H+ antiporter: MPTSFTTDSFQALLLFLLLAIALFAGLAERIRVPYPILLVVAGLGISFVPHMPRIPLRPDIVFTIFLPPLLYAAAWQTNWRDFQRNLWPISMLAIGLVGFTVFGVAHFADHFIPQLDFRAGFLLGAVVAATDAVAANSIATKLGLSPRVTAVLSGESLLNDATALLALEFGIGLMMGHQTPTVMEGLGRLAWLVFGGIGVGLGLGVVMSFVERWIDSSELEMVASLVVPYVAYLVGEEARASGVIAVVVCGLFLSRRSSRYLSAPARLEILAAWKALDFLLNGIVFILIGLQLPEILTGIRHNDPWTLLKYGIGFSVLLLALRMLWVFPGAKLSFMIRKAITHREDAAPPDAKSSFVVGWAGMRGVVSLAAAYSLPYTLGDGEVFQQRNLVIFLTFAAILFTLVVQGLSLPVFIRKLGLDGSSELMEEELNARCRVLSAAIGQLKKQRNETNDEDHEHDLEDMMHLYEHRLSALRAKQSAMGLSQKPVHESEHQRHSRRADLMRESVRVERETLLAIREEGAIGDDVWRKLERELDLTETRFESFGEQLPAER; encoded by the coding sequence ATGCCGACTTCTTTCACGACCGATTCGTTCCAGGCGCTGCTGCTGTTTTTGCTGCTCGCCATTGCGCTCTTCGCGGGGCTGGCAGAGCGCATTCGCGTGCCGTATCCGATCCTGCTGGTAGTCGCAGGGCTTGGCATCTCTTTTGTGCCGCATATGCCGCGCATTCCGCTGCGACCGGACATCGTCTTCACCATCTTTTTGCCGCCGCTGCTTTACGCCGCTGCGTGGCAAACGAACTGGCGCGACTTCCAGCGCAACCTCTGGCCGATCTCGATGCTCGCCATCGGGTTGGTGGGCTTCACGGTCTTCGGCGTCGCCCATTTTGCAGACCACTTCATTCCGCAGTTGGACTTCCGCGCAGGCTTCCTGCTGGGCGCGGTCGTCGCCGCGACGGACGCGGTGGCCGCGAACTCCATTGCGACGAAACTCGGCCTTTCGCCACGTGTCACGGCGGTGCTTTCTGGCGAGAGCCTGCTGAACGACGCGACCGCGCTGCTGGCGCTGGAGTTCGGCATCGGCCTGATGATGGGCCATCAGACGCCGACCGTGATGGAAGGCCTCGGACGCCTGGCGTGGCTGGTCTTCGGCGGTATCGGCGTGGGCCTGGGGCTGGGCGTTGTGATGTCGTTCGTGGAGCGCTGGATCGACAGCAGCGAACTTGAGATGGTCGCGAGCCTCGTGGTGCCGTATGTGGCCTACCTTGTCGGCGAAGAAGCGCGTGCGTCGGGTGTGATCGCCGTGGTGGTTTGCGGGCTGTTCCTCAGCCGCCGCAGCTCGCGCTATCTTTCAGCGCCTGCGCGTCTGGAGATTCTGGCCGCATGGAAGGCGCTGGACTTTCTGCTCAACGGCATCGTCTTCATCCTGATCGGCCTGCAGCTGCCCGAGATTCTTACGGGCATTCGCCACAACGATCCGTGGACGCTGCTCAAGTACGGCATCGGCTTCAGCGTGCTGCTGCTGGCGCTGCGCATGTTGTGGGTCTTCCCGGGCGCGAAGCTTTCCTTCATGATTCGCAAGGCGATCACGCATCGCGAAGACGCTGCGCCGCCCGACGCGAAGAGTTCTTTTGTGGTGGGCTGGGCAGGTATGCGCGGAGTGGTGTCGCTCGCCGCAGCGTATAGCCTGCCGTACACGCTGGGCGATGGCGAAGTGTTTCAGCAACGCAATCTCGTGATCTTCCTCACCTTTGCGGCGATCCTCTTCACGCTGGTGGTGCAGGGGCTGTCGCTACCGGTGTTCATTCGCAAGCTGGGCCTCGACGGCTCGAGCGAGCTGATGGAAGAAGAGTTGAACGCACGTTGCCGCGTGCTCAGCGCGGCGATTGGTCAGCTGAAGAAGCAGCGCAATGAAACGAATGACGAAGACCACGAGCACGATCTCGAAGACATGATGCATCTCTACGAGCACCGCTTGTCGGCCCTGCGCGCGAAGCAGAGTGCAATGGGGCTTTCGCAGAAGCCGGTGCATGAGAGCGAGCATCAACGCCACTCGCGGCGTGCCGATCTGATGCGTGAGTCGGTGCGTGTGGAGCGCGAGACGCTGTTGGCGATTCGCGAAGAAGGCGCCATCGGCGACGATGTGTGGCGCAAGCTCGAGCGCGAGCTTGACCTCACGGAGACGCGCTTTGAGAGCTTCGGCGAGCAGCTTCCGGCGGAGCGATAA
- a CDS encoding efflux transporter outer membrane subunit, producing MTPFTQSFSLRKASAATLMFAALLTTGCLGPKYKRPDVQAPPAFRGADNAEISSDPKASLGDQQWSAVFREPELQQLITQALTANYDIRIAAQRVLEAQSQVKITRAAQFPTLNAGGSGAGAYLPNSLSNTLGENPLAFGSFNLSAAWTPDFWGQYRKQTEAARDQMLAQQWAQKAVRMTLVGQVATSYFTLRSLDEQLLIARNTLKARQDSVDLTRKLSDGGRAPISDLRQAEQLLYTAQATIPQLEQQRDQQENAMRLLLGQTPGTVVHTDKEALAPIPESLPVGIPSQLLERRPDIQQAEAQLMAANAQVGVARAQFFPSLSLSASAGLGGNDWNNLFDPSGHTVYGIGSLAQPIFAGGKIKGNYELSKQQKEEMVLTYQKTILGAFRDVSNALIATNKQKQMREAQQKLVDAAQDASRLARMRYQAGATTYLEVLTNDTNLFSAQLNLINAEQSEALSLVQLYQALGGGWQ from the coding sequence ATGACTCCGTTCACACAGTCCTTCTCTTTACGTAAGGCCTCGGCAGCAACGCTGATGTTTGCAGCGTTGCTGACCACGGGCTGCCTCGGCCCGAAGTACAAGCGCCCGGATGTGCAGGCACCGCCTGCCTTCCGCGGCGCGGACAACGCCGAGATCTCGAGCGATCCCAAGGCCTCGCTCGGTGATCAGCAATGGAGCGCGGTCTTCCGCGAGCCGGAGCTGCAGCAACTCATCACACAGGCGCTCACCGCGAACTACGACATTCGCATCGCCGCTCAGCGTGTGCTCGAAGCGCAGTCGCAGGTGAAGATTACCCGCGCCGCGCAGTTCCCCACGCTCAACGCGGGCGGATCGGGCGCCGGTGCGTACCTGCCTAACTCGCTTTCGAACACGCTCGGCGAAAACCCGCTGGCGTTCGGCAGCTTCAATCTGTCGGCGGCATGGACTCCGGATTTCTGGGGCCAGTACCGCAAGCAGACCGAAGCCGCACGCGACCAGATGCTCGCTCAGCAATGGGCGCAGAAGGCCGTGCGCATGACGCTCGTGGGCCAGGTGGCGACGAGCTACTTCACGCTGCGTTCGCTCGACGAGCAACTCCTCATCGCGCGCAACACGCTGAAGGCTCGACAGGACTCCGTCGACCTGACGCGCAAGCTCAGCGACGGTGGCCGCGCGCCGATCTCCGACCTGCGCCAGGCAGAGCAGTTGCTCTACACCGCGCAGGCAACGATCCCGCAGCTCGAGCAGCAGCGTGATCAGCAGGAGAACGCGATGCGTCTGCTGCTGGGCCAGACGCCCGGCACGGTCGTGCACACGGACAAGGAAGCACTCGCACCCATTCCGGAGTCGCTGCCCGTCGGCATTCCGTCGCAGTTGCTGGAGCGTCGTCCTGACATCCAGCAGGCGGAAGCGCAGTTGATGGCGGCGAACGCGCAGGTCGGCGTGGCACGCGCACAGTTCTTCCCGTCGCTTTCGCTGAGCGCCTCCGCGGGTCTCGGCGGCAACGACTGGAACAACCTCTTCGATCCCTCGGGCCACACGGTCTATGGCATCGGCTCGCTGGCGCAACCGATCTTTGCCGGTGGCAAGATCAAGGGCAACTACGAGCTGTCGAAACAGCAGAAGGAAGAGATGGTCCTGACGTATCAGAAGACCATCCTCGGCGCCTTCCGCGATGTTTCGAACGCACTGATCGCGACCAACAAGCAGAAGCAGATGCGTGAAGCGCAGCAGAAGCTTGTGGATGCGGCGCAGGATGCTTCGCGGCTTGCACGTATGCGCTATCAGGCTGGCGCAACGACGTACCTCGAAGTGCTGACCAACGACACCAACCTCTTCTCTGCGCAGTTGAACCTCATCAACGCAGAACAGAGCGAGGCACTCTCGCTGGTGCAGCTCTATCAGGCACTCGGCGGCGGCTGGCAGTAA
- a CDS encoding translocation/assembly module TamB domain-containing protein has protein sequence MMATAERTRRSWWQSGWFKWTAGSVLVVVVAFFAVAEYVLHNAAPILRKRIIATLSERLNTNVELDTLDISLLKGIEVTGGGLRVPYNAPPPGGIQGKTDPHRVLIGVDRFTFRSTWGELMRPKTHISVVNVEGVTVDLPAGEERKKLFGPKDNGTAADPTNPRTKPKIAFIVDELRGRRVRLIIENKDPNKESKEWDLDDLYVHDLGASHPATYTTVIQNPIPKGEIHAQGHVGPWNAENPRQTYVDGDYTFNNADMDSIKGLGGIMNAKGKFVGVLEKMTTDGEADVDNFSLDISDRPVPLHTQYHAYVDATTGDTTLDPVHAMLGGTPILCSGSIVNIKGKGHDVNLDATIDKGQMRDVLALAMKGPKPVMHGVLSLKTHIHIPPGKERVAQKIELAGNITINGMVLTNQKLQDRMDGLSQRAQGKADTMAIAATNGSPDVTGQVKTAFVLKNGQAMFNNIVYEMPGAHIKMQGVYGLTDEAFDFKGIVRTDATASQMISGWKSWLLKPVDPLFKKNGAGVQLPIEISGIKDDLHFGLAFKHGDDTAAEIGKGMKIKQSMGEMKYDKKKPTPEEERKQKEKDAKNYAKMKAQAEKEKEKLAKDQAEEKKDRAPEK, from the coding sequence ATGATGGCGACAGCAGAGCGGACGCGTCGAAGCTGGTGGCAGAGCGGTTGGTTCAAGTGGACCGCAGGTAGTGTTCTGGTGGTGGTCGTGGCGTTTTTTGCCGTGGCCGAATATGTGTTGCATAACGCAGCGCCCATTCTCCGCAAACGCATCATCGCTACACTCTCGGAGCGGCTGAATACGAACGTCGAGCTGGACACGCTGGACATTTCGCTGCTGAAGGGTATCGAGGTCACGGGCGGCGGACTGCGCGTGCCGTACAACGCTCCGCCTCCGGGTGGGATCCAGGGCAAGACCGACCCGCATCGTGTGCTGATTGGCGTGGACCGCTTCACCTTCCGTTCCACCTGGGGTGAGTTGATGCGTCCGAAGACACACATCAGCGTGGTGAACGTGGAAGGCGTTACCGTGGACCTGCCTGCGGGCGAGGAGCGCAAGAAGCTCTTCGGACCCAAGGACAATGGCACGGCCGCCGACCCGACGAACCCCAGGACCAAGCCGAAGATCGCCTTCATCGTGGACGAACTCCGCGGTCGCAGGGTGCGCCTGATCATCGAGAACAAGGACCCGAACAAGGAGTCCAAGGAGTGGGACCTCGACGATCTGTATGTGCATGATCTGGGCGCAAGCCACCCGGCCACGTATACGACCGTCATCCAGAACCCGATTCCCAAGGGCGAGATTCACGCGCAGGGACACGTTGGTCCGTGGAATGCGGAGAACCCTCGCCAGACGTACGTTGATGGTGATTACACCTTCAACAACGCAGACATGGATTCGATCAAAGGTCTGGGCGGCATCATGAATGCGAAGGGCAAGTTCGTGGGTGTGCTGGAGAAGATGACCACGGATGGCGAAGCGGATGTAGACAACTTCTCGCTCGACATCAGCGATCGTCCGGTGCCGCTGCACACGCAGTATCACGCCTATGTGGATGCCACGACCGGCGACACGACGCTTGATCCTGTACACGCGATGCTTGGCGGCACGCCGATCCTCTGCAGCGGCTCGATTGTGAACATCAAGGGGAAGGGACATGATGTGAACCTCGATGCGACGATCGACAAGGGACAGATGCGTGACGTGCTGGCTCTTGCGATGAAGGGCCCGAAGCCGGTGATGCACGGCGTGCTTTCGCTGAAGACGCACATTCACATTCCTCCGGGCAAGGAGCGCGTTGCACAGAAGATCGAGTTGGCGGGCAACATCACGATCAACGGCATGGTGCTGACGAACCAGAAGCTTCAGGACCGCATGGATGGCCTGAGCCAGCGCGCGCAGGGCAAAGCGGACACGATGGCGATTGCCGCAACGAATGGCTCGCCCGATGTGACCGGCCAGGTGAAAACAGCGTTCGTGCTGAAGAACGGGCAGGCGATGTTCAACAACATCGTGTACGAAATGCCGGGCGCGCACATCAAGATGCAGGGCGTGTACGGCCTGACGGATGAGGCGTTCGACTTCAAGGGCATCGTGCGCACCGACGCCACGGCTTCGCAGATGATCAGTGGCTGGAAGAGTTGGTTGCTGAAGCCGGTCGATCCGCTCTTCAAGAAGAACGGTGCGGGCGTGCAGTTGCCGATCGAGATCTCTGGCATCAAGGACGATCTGCACTTCGGTCTTGCCTTCAAGCATGGTGACGACACGGCTGCCGAGATCGGCAAGGGTATGAAGATCAAGCAGTCGATGGGCGAGATGAAGTACGACAAGAAGAAGCCCACACCCGAGGAAGAGCGCAAGCAGAAAGAAAAAGACGCGAAGAACTACGCCAAGATGAAGGCGCAGGCGGAGAAGGAGAAAGAAAAGCTTGCGAAGGATCAGGCGGAGGAGAAGAAGGATCGCGCGCCGGAGAAGTAA
- a CDS encoding diguanylate cyclase: protein MTSYNLVLDTEIMQSLPITYSPWLIVASIVISIVAAYAAFGLADRMRHAETPRLRMLWWLGGATAMGTGIWSMHYLGMLAVRLPIPVLYHVPTVLLSWALAVAAAAVALQVVGAAKVSWARLILGGGAMGAGIGSMHYVGMRAMRMNSMHHYDDRMVALSVVLAVSFSVLALWLATAVRDRRQHGSFNRALAGVVMGAAIASMHYTAMAGVTYDRCGMSFSTANTVRISSLGEVVIILIATAILALAVASAALHQRKFVEMQDVQKNLLNTQQQLLQQQRELIDSQNKLAEVNSRLAELSVRDALTGLHNRRHFDNMFDAAWRRAVNKQEPLALMVIDVDYFKALNDTRGHQSGDESLRRIANVLAKRPHRTHDVLVRYGGEEFAVLLPGLDEVPAARFAEDLRKSIEREAIEHGASPVSDVITVSIGVCSRAPDPNDSAEKMLQDADAALYAAKESGRNRVVLAAAKREEYVMEGTAGGTLIAKTYEAKPTETKEPTKI from the coding sequence ATGACCTCATACAACCTCGTTTTAGATACTGAAATCATGCAATCGCTGCCCATTACCTACTCGCCATGGCTTATCGTGGCGTCGATCGTCATCTCTATCGTCGCGGCTTACGCGGCCTTTGGCCTGGCGGACAGGATGCGCCACGCCGAAACTCCGCGCCTGCGCATGCTCTGGTGGCTGGGCGGCGCGACCGCAATGGGTACGGGCATCTGGTCCATGCACTACCTCGGCATGCTGGCCGTACGGCTGCCGATCCCGGTGCTGTATCACGTACCGACCGTGCTGCTCTCCTGGGCCCTGGCAGTGGCCGCTGCGGCGGTGGCGCTGCAGGTTGTCGGTGCGGCGAAGGTAAGCTGGGCTCGTTTGATCCTCGGCGGCGGCGCGATGGGCGCAGGCATTGGCAGTATGCACTACGTAGGTATGCGCGCCATGCGCATGAACTCCATGCACCACTATGACGACCGCATGGTCGCGTTGTCGGTAGTGCTCGCCGTGTCGTTCTCGGTGCTGGCACTTTGGCTCGCAACCGCGGTGCGCGACCGGCGGCAGCATGGCTCGTTCAACCGCGCGCTCGCAGGCGTCGTGATGGGCGCGGCAATCGCCTCCATGCACTACACCGCGATGGCGGGCGTTACGTACGACCGCTGCGGCATGAGCTTCAGCACAGCCAACACTGTGCGCATCTCTTCGCTGGGCGAAGTCGTCATCATTCTCATCGCCACTGCGATTCTCGCGCTGGCGGTGGCGAGCGCCGCGCTGCATCAGCGCAAGTTCGTTGAGATGCAGGACGTGCAGAAGAACCTGCTGAACACGCAGCAGCAACTGCTGCAGCAACAGCGCGAACTCATCGACAGCCAGAACAAGCTCGCCGAAGTGAACTCCCGGCTCGCGGAACTCAGCGTGCGCGACGCGCTCACCGGCCTTCACAACCGCCGTCACTTCGATAACATGTTCGACGCAGCGTGGCGTCGCGCGGTGAATAAGCAGGAACCCCTCGCGCTGATGGTCATCGACGTGGACTACTTCAAGGCGCTGAACGACACGCGAGGCCATCAGTCCGGCGACGAAAGCTTGCGCCGCATCGCTAACGTGCTCGCCAAGCGCCCGCACCGCACACACGACGTACTCGTACGCTACGGCGGCGAAGAGTTCGCGGTGCTGCTGCCGGGCCTGGACGAAGTCCCCGCAGCGCGCTTTGCCGAAGATCTTCGCAAGTCGATCGAACGCGAGGCCATCGAACATGGCGCATCGCCGGTCTCCGATGTCATCACCGTCAGCATCGGCGTATGCAGTCGCGCGCCCGACCCCAACGACAGCGCGGAGAAGATGCTGCAGGACGCAGACGCAGCGCTCTACGCGGCCAAGGAGAGCGGACGCAATCGTGTCGTGCTCGCTGCGGCCAAGCGCGAAGAGTACGTGATGGAAGGCACGGCAGGCGGAACCCTCATCGCGAAGACCTACGAGGCCAAGCCCACAGAGACCAAGGAACCGACGAAGATCTAA
- a CDS encoding DUF6624 domain-containing protein, with the protein MKTRTLIAALCLATAPLALHAQDDWQKKLAAHHAELVKANGNGTQPDLRDELLAMRKRDQDARFKNIADTQAKKPTDAHELVVLDGELTDELKQIVSEHGWPTIHMVGYDASKAAGLILIHSADHAWQRSLLPQLESLVKENKIEGDDIALVVDKELIAAGKPQRYGTQFKFVDGQAMMYAVEDSAHLDARREQAMLPPMGAYKKMLGEMYHVPVSDVIIKPDAK; encoded by the coding sequence ATGAAGACGCGCACGCTGATCGCCGCCCTTTGCCTTGCCACCGCTCCGCTTGCGCTCCATGCGCAGGACGATTGGCAGAAGAAGCTCGCTGCACACCACGCTGAACTCGTGAAGGCGAATGGCAACGGCACGCAGCCCGATCTGCGCGATGAGTTGCTCGCCATGCGCAAGCGCGACCAGGATGCGCGCTTCAAAAACATCGCCGACACGCAGGCGAAGAAGCCCACCGACGCACACGAACTCGTGGTGCTCGATGGCGAACTCACCGACGAGCTGAAGCAGATCGTCAGCGAACACGGCTGGCCGACGATTCACATGGTCGGCTATGACGCGTCGAAGGCTGCAGGGCTGATCCTCATCCACTCTGCGGACCACGCGTGGCAGCGCAGCCTTTTGCCGCAGCTTGAATCGCTGGTGAAAGAGAACAAGATCGAGGGCGACGACATTGCGCTCGTCGTAGACAAGGAACTGATCGCTGCAGGCAAGCCACAGCGCTACGGCACGCAGTTCAAGTTCGTCGATGGACAGGCGATGATGTACGCGGTCGAAGACTCCGCGCATCTCGACGCACGCCGCGAGCAAGCGATGCTGCCGCCCATGGGCGCGTACAAGAAGATGCTCGGCGAGATGTATCACGTGCCGGTGTCGGACGTGATCATCAAGCCGGACGCGAAGTAA
- a CDS encoding class I SAM-dependent methyltransferase encodes MIFAAQARSFLRHHRAIAAPVSVAVRAYRKLRPVHEPVHPFDAEFGMNTGGLVGVARLRTGHANEAQAMAYYGSQPSAFRTAMRRWMASLAGAGQPVQTFTFVDIGCGKGRVLMLASEFPLQRIVGVELSPALVKDANENLRQWRLRPHACEQIEARVADVLEFPLPEGPTLLYLYNPFEAELFARWVQSLQPALASRTAPLHVMYMNPRHEALLAAVPGVELLWQESIAHDEAEASVSLIGSEPERVSLYRLA; translated from the coding sequence ATGATTTTCGCGGCTCAGGCGCGATCCTTTCTGCGGCACCATCGAGCGATCGCCGCTCCTGTGAGCGTGGCGGTGCGGGCGTACCGCAAGTTGCGCCCGGTACATGAGCCGGTGCACCCTTTTGACGCGGAGTTCGGCATGAACACCGGCGGCCTGGTGGGCGTGGCACGGCTGCGCACCGGACATGCGAATGAAGCGCAGGCGATGGCCTATTACGGCAGTCAGCCCTCGGCGTTTCGGACAGCGATGCGCCGATGGATGGCGAGCCTTGCAGGCGCGGGGCAGCCGGTTCAGACGTTTACCTTCGTGGATATCGGCTGCGGCAAAGGCCGCGTGCTCATGCTGGCTTCAGAGTTCCCGCTGCAACGTATCGTGGGCGTGGAGCTGAGCCCCGCGCTCGTGAAGGACGCCAACGAAAACCTGCGCCAGTGGAGGTTGCGGCCACATGCGTGTGAGCAGATCGAAGCGCGAGTAGCGGATGTGCTCGAGTTTCCGCTGCCTGAGGGCCCGACGCTGCTGTATCTTTACAACCCGTTCGAGGCCGAGCTCTTCGCGCGTTGGGTACAGTCCCTGCAGCCCGCTTTGGCGTCGCGCACCGCGCCGCTGCACGTGATGTACATGAATCCTCGGCACGAGGCGCTGCTGGCGGCTGTGCCCGGCGTAGAACTGCTCTGGCAGGAAAGCATCGCGCACGACGAGGCCGAGGCCTCGGTGAGTTTGATCGGCAGCGAGCCGGAGCGCGTGTCGCTCTATCGACTGGCGTAG
- a CDS encoding HesB/IscA family protein — protein MASTLLQPGTSAPAPGASAPSDPLAGMTLLTAEGQQPRAKAAVEITKNALKRIRVAMAKEGISPDAGGLRLGITGGGCSGLSYNIRFDTQPRERDRTFVFGEGLETPGDPSGGKAVKIFVDPKSFLYLAGMVLDFEETLMRQGFNFINPNSTKSCGCGSSFSA, from the coding sequence ATGGCTTCGACCCTTCTCCAACCCGGAACTTCTGCTCCCGCGCCGGGAGCTTCTGCGCCTAGCGATCCGCTTGCGGGCATGACGCTGCTGACGGCAGAAGGCCAGCAGCCGCGCGCGAAGGCCGCGGTGGAGATCACGAAGAACGCGCTGAAGCGCATTCGCGTGGCGATGGCGAAGGAAGGCATCTCGCCCGATGCAGGCGGCCTGCGCCTCGGCATCACCGGCGGCGGATGCTCGGGCCTGAGCTACAACATTCGCTTTGACACGCAGCCGCGTGAGCGCGATCGCACCTTCGTTTTCGGCGAAGGCCTGGAGACCCCCGGCGATCCGAGCGGCGGAAAAGCTGTGAAGATCTTTGTGGATCCTAAGAGCTTCCTCTACCTCGCAGGCATGGTGCTCGACTTTGAAGAGACGCTGATGCGTCAGGGCTTCAACTTCATCAATCCCAACTCCACCAAGAGCTGCGGTTGCGGATCAAGCTTCTCGGCATAG
- a CDS encoding ABC-F family ATP-binding cassette domain-containing protein, with translation MLQLSGAGKRFGHKLLFQDANWLITPNERTGLVGGNGTGKSTLLKIIAGVEGLDYGQRTLVKGMTIGYLPQDGLALVGKTVFEECLSVFDELRNMEKEAEEITHVLSTADPKSKEYEAAADRYSEIADHLHAHDIYTLDAQVGAVLQGLGFSKEDWERKTEEFSGGWQMRIALAKLLLQKPSLLLLDEPTNHLDLESRNWLEEYLNTYENAFILISHDRYFLNAVIKKTVEVWNKRMHVYHGNYDKYLVLKEERKTQLIAAYKNQKDRIDALEAFINRFRAQATKAKQVQSRIKELEKIERIEIPEEEATIHFSFPQPPASGRTVLEVNGLVKDYPAPDGGTKHVLAGLDFTVERGDRIALVGMNGAGKSTLMRLLAGFDKPTAGTIKHGHNVLADYFAQDQYKVLDGNAEMLTDITGSNPRVDTVTLRSLLGCFMFSGDDVYKKLGVLSGGERNRYAMAKMLVSPANLLLLDEPTNHLDLRAKDVLLEAIRDFTGTVIFVSHDRYFIDALATRVFEVEDKRLHIYPGNYEDYLFRKGGGLAAKPAEDLPGGKVDSATGMLKPVKQVGVAEEPKKSEPIVIASENFEEAFPSTHEIAGSLQPVAPAAPKPQVKRLNPFKLKELENKVNALEDELGDIDARIKAAEQQQAMFTSAESAQKLAAEIASLYSQQVAKTTEWEELAQQLEEQQS, from the coding sequence ATGCTTCAACTCTCAGGCGCCGGCAAACGTTTCGGCCACAAGCTCCTCTTTCAAGACGCCAACTGGCTGATCACGCCCAACGAGCGCACCGGTCTCGTGGGCGGCAACGGCACAGGTAAGTCCACGCTGCTCAAGATCATCGCCGGTGTCGAGGGCCTCGACTACGGCCAGCGCACGCTGGTCAAAGGCATGACCATCGGCTACCTGCCGCAGGACGGCCTGGCGCTCGTGGGCAAGACCGTCTTCGAGGAGTGCCTCTCGGTCTTCGACGAACTCCGCAACATGGAGAAGGAGGCCGAAGAGATCACGCACGTGCTCTCCACCGCCGACCCGAAGAGCAAAGAGTACGAGGCCGCAGCCGATCGCTACTCAGAGATCGCCGACCACCTGCACGCGCACGACATCTACACGCTCGACGCGCAGGTGGGTGCAGTGCTGCAGGGCCTCGGCTTCAGCAAAGAAGACTGGGAGCGCAAGACCGAGGAGTTCTCCGGCGGCTGGCAGATGCGCATCGCGCTCGCCAAGCTGCTGCTGCAGAAGCCTTCGCTGCTGCTGCTCGACGAGCCGACGAACCATCTCGACCTCGAAAGCCGCAACTGGCTCGAAGAGTACCTGAACACCTACGAGAACGCGTTCATCCTCATCTCGCACGACCGCTACTTCCTCAACGCCGTCATCAAGAAGACGGTGGAGGTGTGGAACAAGCGGATGCACGTCTACCACGGCAACTATGACAAGTACCTCGTGCTGAAGGAAGAGCGCAAGACGCAGCTCATCGCCGCGTACAAAAACCAGAAGGACCGCATCGACGCGCTCGAGGCCTTCATCAATCGCTTCCGAGCGCAGGCTACCAAGGCCAAGCAGGTGCAGTCGCGCATCAAGGAACTCGAGAAGATCGAGCGCATCGAGATCCCCGAAGAGGAAGCGACGATCCACTTCAGCTTCCCGCAGCCTCCGGCGTCGGGTCGCACCGTGCTTGAGGTCAACGGCCTCGTCAAGGACTACCCCGCGCCCGATGGCGGCACCAAGCACGTGCTCGCGGGCCTCGACTTCACCGTCGAGCGCGGCGACCGCATCGCGCTTGTCGGCATGAACGGTGCCGGTAAGTCCACGCTCATGCGTTTGCTCGCAGGCTTCGACAAGCCGACCGCCGGCACGATCAAGCACGGCCACAACGTGCTCGCCGACTACTTCGCGCAGGACCAGTACAAGGTGCTCGACGGCAACGCCGAGATGCTTACCGACATCACCGGCTCGAACCCGCGCGTGGACACCGTGACGCTGCGTTCGCTGCTCGGATGCTTCATGTTCTCCGGCGACGATGTGTACAAGAAGCTGGGCGTGCTGAGCGGTGGCGAACGCAACCGCTACGCCATGGCGAAGATGCTCGTCAGCCCCGCAAACCTGCTGCTGCTCGACGAGCCGACGAACCATCTCGATCTGCGCGCGAAAGACGTTCTGCTCGAAGCGATTCGCGACTTCACCGGCACGGTGATCTTCGTCTCGCACGATCGCTACTTCATCGACGCACTCGCCACGCGCGTCTTCGAGGTCGAGGACAAGCGCCTGCACATCTACCCTGGCAACTACGAGGACTATCTCTTCCGCAAGGGCGGCGGCCTGGCCGCGAAGCCTGCAGAAGACCTGCCCGGTGGCAAGGTGGACTCTGCTACCGGCATGTTGAAGCCGGTGAAGCAGGTCGGCGTTGCCGAAGAGCCGAAGAAGAGCGAGCCGATTGTGATCGCCAGCGAGAACTTCGAGGAGGCCTTCCCTTCGACGCATGAGATCGCAGGTTCACTCCAGCCCGTAGCACCGGCCGCGCCGAAGCCGCAGGTAAAGCGTCTGAACCCGTTCAAGCTGAAGGAACTCGAGAACAAGGTGAACGCGCTCGAAGACGAGCTTGGCGACATCGATGCGCGCATCAAGGCCGCCGAGCAGCAGCAGGCGATGTTTACCAGCGCAGAGTCCGCACAGAAGCTCGCCGCAGAGATCGCATCACTCTACTCGCAGCAAGTCGCAAAGACCACCGAGTGGGAAGAGCTGGCACAACAGCTTGAGGAGCAACAAAGCTAA